The Mucilaginibacter yixingensis genome window below encodes:
- a CDS encoding Mrp/NBP35 family ATP-binding protein, translated as MTITKDQVLQALSHVEEPDLKKDLVTLNMIQDINIDGDKLSFSVILTTPACPLKGLIENACRNAIAHFISKEIHVDINMTSRVTTQKNTGVPGVKNIIAVASGKGGVGKSTVAANLALALAQSGAQVGLIDADIYGPSVPIMFGLEGARPLASQVDGKTRIEPIEKYGIKLLSIGFFTDPNQPVPWRGPMVSTAIKQLFNDADWGELDYLVVDLPPGTGDIHITVTQTFPVTGAVIVTTPQNVALADAKKGIGMFMMESINVPILGVVENMAYFTPAELPENKYYIFGQNGGRKLADLISAPFLGEIPLVKGISESGDAGTPVVQEEQHGPAATEFVRIAERVAQQVAIVNAKRSLT; from the coding sequence ATGACCATTACCAAAGACCAAGTTCTACAAGCCCTGAGCCACGTAGAAGAGCCCGATCTGAAGAAAGATCTGGTAACGCTGAACATGATTCAGGACATAAATATTGATGGCGATAAGCTTTCATTTTCTGTTATTTTAACCACTCCGGCCTGCCCTCTGAAAGGCCTGATTGAGAATGCCTGCCGCAACGCCATTGCGCATTTTATCAGCAAAGAGATACACGTTGATATTAACATGACATCGCGCGTTACCACGCAGAAAAACACCGGTGTACCGGGCGTTAAAAACATTATTGCGGTGGCATCTGGCAAAGGCGGTGTGGGCAAATCTACCGTGGCGGCTAACCTTGCCCTGGCGCTGGCCCAAAGCGGTGCGCAGGTGGGCTTGATTGATGCCGATATCTACGGGCCGTCTGTACCTATTATGTTTGGCCTGGAGGGTGCACGCCCCCTGGCCAGCCAGGTTGACGGCAAAACCCGCATTGAGCCTATTGAGAAATACGGCATCAAACTGCTGTCGATAGGTTTCTTTACAGACCCAAACCAGCCAGTGCCATGGCGCGGGCCAATGGTATCAACCGCCATCAAACAATTATTTAACGATGCCGACTGGGGCGAGCTGGATTACCTGGTGGTAGACCTGCCACCTGGCACCGGCGATATCCATATCACCGTAACCCAAACTTTCCCGGTAACGGGTGCGGTTATTGTGACCACGCCGCAAAACGTGGCCCTGGCCGATGCTAAAAAAGGTATTGGCATGTTTATGATGGAAAGCATCAATGTGCCTATCCTGGGTGTGGTAGAAAACATGGCTTACTTTACCCCTGCCGAACTGCCGGAGAATAAATATTACATTTTTGGCCAGAACGGTGGCAGAAAGCTGGCTGACCTGATATCGGCACCATTTTTGGGCGAAATACCATTGGTAAAAGGCATCAGCGAGTCTGGCGATGCCGGTACGCCCGTGGTGCAGGAAGAGCAGCATGGCCCCGCCGCCACAGAATTTGTACGCATTGCCGAGCGTGTGGCACAACAGGTGGCAATAGTGAATGCCAAAAGAAGCCTCACCTAA
- a CDS encoding NifU family protein, producing the protein MSLIEQVESALDTIRPYLEADGGNVSIEEITPDNVVRLKLLGSCGSCPMSIMTLKAGIEQAIKKAVPEVTAVEAINLTDIDDPNAVLPENMR; encoded by the coding sequence ATGAGTTTAATAGAGCAGGTAGAGTCGGCGTTAGACACTATTCGTCCGTATCTGGAAGCCGACGGGGGGAATGTATCGATTGAGGAGATTACACCAGACAACGTGGTGAGGCTGAAACTGCTGGGTTCATGCGGCTCGTGCCCAATGAGCATCATGACACTGAAAGCCGGCATTGAGCAGGCTATTAAAAAAGCTGTGCCCGAAGTAACCGCTGTTGAGGCTATTAACCTGACCGATATTGACGACCCGAACGCGGTACTGCCCGAGAACATGCGTTAA
- a CDS encoding SDR family oxidoreductase, whose amino-acid sequence MDLKLKDKVAVVLAASKGLGKASALALSAEGARVIIGSRDREELEKAAAEISSQTGNEVTAIPVDVSDSAQLHAFIQEAGEKYGRIDILLNNAGGPPFDKFENFDDEQWQKAFELNLLSFARTGKAVLPFMKPTGSGRIINIISGSVKAVLANSILSTSMRMGVVGMAKLMADELGPYNITVNNVAPGLILTDRIKHTLPANVDPEQAIAEKTKNIPLRRIGQPEELAALVAFLASEQAAYISGTTIQVDGGANRAIF is encoded by the coding sequence ATGGATCTGAAACTGAAAGACAAGGTGGCCGTAGTATTAGCCGCTAGTAAGGGTTTGGGCAAGGCATCAGCATTGGCACTATCGGCCGAAGGCGCAAGGGTAATTATTGGCTCGCGCGATAGGGAAGAGCTGGAGAAAGCCGCCGCTGAGATCAGCTCCCAGACAGGTAATGAGGTTACGGCCATCCCGGTAGATGTTTCAGACAGCGCACAACTGCACGCCTTTATACAAGAGGCTGGCGAAAAATATGGCCGGATAGACATTCTGCTTAATAATGCCGGCGGCCCGCCGTTTGACAAGTTCGAGAACTTTGACGACGAGCAATGGCAAAAAGCTTTCGAGCTAAACCTGCTCAGCTTTGCGCGTACAGGTAAAGCGGTATTGCCGTTTATGAAGCCTACGGGCAGTGGTCGTATCATTAACATCATTAGCGGCTCGGTAAAGGCGGTGCTGGCAAACTCTATACTCTCTACCAGTATGCGCATGGGCGTGGTGGGTATGGCTAAATTGATGGCCGATGAACTGGGTCCCTACAACATTACCGTAAACAATGTAGCCCCGGGCCTGATCCTGACCGATCGTATCAAGCATACCCTGCCTGCAAACGTTGATCCGGAGCAGGCCATTGCCGAGAAAACTAAAAACATTCCTTTGCGCCGCATCGGTCAGCCCGAAGAACTGGCTGCGTTGGTTGCCTTCCTGGCTTCAGAGCAGGCGGCTTATATCAGTGGTACTACTATTCAGGTTGATGGGGGGGCTAACAGAGCGATTTTTTAG
- a CDS encoding efflux RND transporter periplasmic adaptor subunit encodes MKIKIYTAVVIAAIMLTSCSGSSGDIEKNNKEEASKEAKPSKPGGLELTAQQMKNVGIEVGAIPQKNLDAVIKASGQLAVPPQNKADVSLLSGGLISHISVLEGQQVHKGQILATVNNQELIKIEQDYLAAKNNFTYVAAEYDRQNQLQAAGAGTGKSYQSAAATYKAEQARLKAYESQLKQLGISPEKISSGSIVSSFPVISPISGTVGKITANTGTYVQPGTSIMEVVDNSKIHCDLIVFEKDLMAVKMGQKVDFQLTNQQNMVITGRINGINKSFENESKGVIVHAEIDNREHQNLIPGMYVTALISIGSKMTAALPTEAVIRTAGKQYIFVVTGQNGDRYVFKKIEVATGTSELGYIAVSPMTDLPAGVKAVTKGAFYLESKQSGSDDED; translated from the coding sequence ATGAAGATCAAAATATATACAGCGGTGGTTATCGCCGCGATCATGCTGACAAGCTGCTCTGGCTCATCTGGCGACATAGAAAAAAACAATAAGGAAGAAGCCTCAAAAGAGGCGAAGCCATCTAAACCGGGCGGATTGGAACTTACCGCGCAGCAAATGAAAAATGTGGGTATCGAGGTCGGGGCTATCCCGCAAAAGAACCTCGATGCAGTGATCAAAGCCAGCGGACAACTGGCTGTTCCGCCGCAAAATAAAGCGGATGTGAGTTTACTGTCGGGCGGCCTCATTAGTCACATCAGCGTGCTTGAAGGCCAGCAGGTGCATAAAGGCCAGATATTAGCCACTGTGAATAATCAGGAACTGATCAAGATCGAGCAGGATTACCTGGCTGCCAAAAATAATTTTACTTATGTGGCCGCCGAATATGACCGGCAGAACCAGTTGCAGGCAGCCGGTGCGGGTACGGGCAAATCCTATCAGTCGGCAGCTGCTACTTATAAGGCTGAACAGGCACGTTTGAAAGCTTACGAAAGCCAGTTAAAACAATTGGGCATCTCACCCGAAAAGATCAGCAGCGGCAGCATTGTTTCCAGTTTCCCGGTAATATCGCCCATCAGTGGCACCGTTGGGAAGATTACTGCGAACACGGGGACGTATGTGCAGCCAGGTACCTCTATCATGGAAGTGGTGGACAACTCCAAAATTCACTGTGATCTGATCGTGTTTGAGAAAGATCTGATGGCGGTGAAGATGGGGCAGAAAGTGGATTTTCAGCTCACCAATCAGCAGAATATGGTAATCACAGGCCGTATTAACGGTATCAACAAATCTTTCGAGAATGAAAGCAAAGGTGTTATTGTACATGCCGAGATCGATAACCGAGAACACCAAAATCTCATTCCCGGTATGTATGTAACCGCACTGATCAGCATAGGCAGCAAAATGACCGCTGCATTGCCTACCGAAGCGGTAATACGCACCGCCGGAAAGCAATACATCTTCGTGGTAACAGGGCAGAACGGTGACCGCTATGTATTTAAAAAAATAGAGGTGGCGACCGGCACCAGCGAGTTAGGCTATATCGCAGTAAGCCCGATGACCGACCTGCCGGCTGGTGTGAAAGCCGTTACTAAAGGCGCATTCTATCTGGAATCCAAACAATCGGGCAGCGACGATGAAGATTAA
- a CDS encoding CusA/CzcA family heavy metal efflux RND transporter: MFDRIISFSVRNKVTVGILTLLLVIAGIWSAANLPLDAQPDITNNQVQIITQAPTLGAQEVEQYITAPVELAMANIAGIIEKRSISRSGISVITLVFKDNVDIYWARQQVAAQLKEAEDNIPQGVGEPSLAPITTGLGEIYQYSIHTKKGYENKYTATDLRTIQDWLVRTQLAGTLGVAEVSGWGGYVKEYEIALDNDKLNSFGVTIPEVYSALQKNNENTGGSYIEQQSNAYFIRGLGQVKSLDDISKIVIKNSGGTPILVRDVAAVQLGTATRYGAVTRNGEGEVVAGVTLMLKGENFSQVIKNVKARMVQIQKSLPEGVVIEPFIDRTELVGRAIGTVERNLLEGALIVIFVLVLLLGNWRAGLVVASVIPLAMLFAFMLMKLFGVSGNLMSLGAIDFGLIVDGAVIIVESVVHHITAGRYAKENIKELSRDQMNEEVHSSAGKLMQSAAFGQIIILIVYLPLLSLVGIEGKMFRPMAETVAFAILGAFILSLTYVPMASALFLSRKTEHKPNISDHIIGFCQRVYQKALIGVLRFKVLTIALVFAIFGIAIWAFSRMGGEFIPTLEEGDLTVEISMMQGTSLTEVVKSFSKAEKLLKDKFPEIKQAVTRIGSSEIPTDPMPMERGDMMLAMKPKSEWKNAKTREEMMAKMEETLNELPGIHASISQPMQMRFNELMTGIRQDVAIKIYGDDLDELASQANKIAADIKPINGVSDIFVEKVSGLPQIQVNYNRDKMAQYGLNISDVNMILKTAFAGSVAGVVFEGEKRFNMVVRLNRDLRENISSVQNLLVPLPSGNKVPLNQVADIDFQEAPSQISREDGKRRIYVGFNVTARDVQSTVTEIQQKLDKALKLPSGYYLSYGGQFQNLQAARARLSIAVPAALLFILVLLYVTFRSVKESLLIFTAVPLASIGGIAALLIRGMPFSISAGVGFIALFGVAVLNGIVLIGYFNQLKDEGINDIYQRVLEGTKIRLRPVLMTAAVASLGFLPMALSSSAGAEVQKPLATVVIGGLITATFLTLFVLPCLYLLFNRKTVAISKASKVLAVLIAGFSFFAGSANAQTRPALTLDSAISRALQNNLEVRAANLLVEQSRSLKGAATDLPKTELMLTQDPTSGGNIDNGLSVSQNIAWPGLYSNQRKLADQQIKLAEHSGRATKAEITRQVRNAWYAYLLSRETLRVLNFQDSIYNGFVQRATVRVKTGEASNLELISAKNKYQEVQSLKISAQADLATNELALRRLLNSTEPMVIAESDLALALPGLSDTVNTAANPQTLLGLQQIEVANAKVAVERAKLMPDITLGYTQQLLIGAFNPANIDRNYSPGTRIGGFQLGLALPVFSGSYRSRIKSEKIGAQIAEANLQQNRLLLSTQYQQELQQYRKYQQAAGYYTTAGLKQADEQLRIAQVSFKLGEIGYIEYIQNISAAIQTHLSYLETLGRLDQSAIQLQFYQGQ, translated from the coding sequence ATGTTTGACAGAATTATCTCGTTCTCTGTACGGAACAAGGTAACGGTCGGCATCCTGACGCTTTTACTGGTGATCGCAGGCATCTGGTCTGCGGCCAACCTGCCCTTAGATGCGCAGCCCGACATTACCAATAATCAGGTACAGATCATTACACAGGCGCCTACATTAGGCGCGCAGGAAGTGGAGCAATATATTACCGCTCCCGTAGAACTGGCGATGGCTAATATCGCCGGTATCATTGAAAAACGGTCGATCTCCCGTTCCGGCATCTCCGTTATTACATTGGTTTTTAAAGACAATGTAGATATTTACTGGGCGCGACAACAGGTTGCCGCGCAGCTCAAAGAAGCCGAAGACAATATCCCGCAGGGTGTCGGCGAGCCATCTCTGGCCCCGATCACTACCGGACTCGGCGAGATCTACCAGTATAGCATCCACACCAAGAAAGGTTACGAAAACAAGTATACCGCTACCGACTTGCGTACCATTCAAGATTGGCTGGTGCGCACCCAACTGGCCGGAACGCTTGGTGTGGCCGAGGTGAGTGGCTGGGGCGGCTATGTAAAGGAATATGAGATCGCACTCGATAACGATAAACTCAATTCTTTTGGTGTTACCATACCTGAAGTATATAGTGCCTTGCAGAAAAACAACGAAAACACCGGCGGCTCCTATATCGAGCAGCAAAGCAACGCCTATTTTATTCGTGGCTTGGGCCAGGTTAAATCGCTGGATGATATTAGCAAGATCGTTATCAAGAACAGCGGCGGTACGCCGATCTTGGTGCGAGATGTGGCAGCGGTGCAATTAGGCACGGCCACCCGCTATGGTGCCGTGACCCGCAACGGCGAGGGCGAAGTAGTTGCCGGGGTAACGCTAATGCTCAAAGGCGAGAACTTTAGCCAGGTGATCAAAAATGTAAAAGCCCGCATGGTGCAGATACAAAAGTCGTTACCCGAAGGCGTGGTGATCGAGCCGTTCATCGACCGTACCGAACTGGTGGGTCGGGCCATTGGCACAGTAGAGCGCAACCTGCTCGAAGGCGCACTTATTGTGATCTTCGTGCTCGTATTATTGCTGGGCAACTGGCGCGCCGGTTTGGTGGTGGCATCGGTGATCCCACTGGCCATGCTGTTCGCTTTTATGCTGATGAAGCTGTTCGGCGTATCCGGTAATTTGATGAGCCTGGGCGCAATAGATTTTGGTTTGATCGTAGATGGTGCCGTAATTATTGTTGAAAGCGTAGTGCATCATATCACTGCCGGGCGCTATGCCAAAGAAAACATCAAAGAGCTTTCGCGTGATCAGATGAACGAGGAAGTGCACAGCAGCGCGGGCAAACTGATGCAGTCGGCGGCATTTGGGCAGATCATTATCCTGATCGTTTACCTGCCTTTACTATCATTGGTGGGCATCGAGGGTAAGATGTTCCGACCAATGGCAGAAACGGTGGCCTTTGCCATTTTGGGTGCGTTTATTTTGTCCCTGACTTATGTACCGATGGCCAGCGCTTTGTTCCTCAGCCGTAAGACCGAACACAAACCCAATATTTCCGACCATATCATCGGTTTTTGCCAGCGTGTTTATCAAAAAGCCCTAATCGGCGTGTTACGTTTCAAAGTGCTGACGATAGCCTTGGTATTCGCTATTTTCGGTATCGCGATCTGGGCTTTCAGTCGGATGGGCGGCGAGTTTATCCCTACATTGGAAGAGGGCGACCTCACGGTGGAAATATCGATGATGCAGGGCACTTCACTTACCGAAGTGGTCAAATCTTTTAGTAAAGCGGAAAAACTATTAAAAGATAAATTTCCCGAGATCAAGCAAGCCGTTACCCGTATCGGCAGTTCCGAGATACCTACCGACCCGATGCCGATGGAGCGCGGTGATATGATGCTGGCCATGAAACCCAAATCGGAATGGAAGAACGCCAAGACCCGAGAGGAAATGATGGCGAAGATGGAAGAAACGCTGAACGAATTGCCGGGCATTCATGCTTCGATCTCGCAACCCATGCAAATGCGTTTTAATGAACTGATGACCGGCATCCGCCAGGATGTGGCCATTAAAATTTACGGTGATGACCTGGACGAATTGGCATCGCAGGCAAATAAGATCGCTGCGGACATTAAGCCTATCAATGGCGTGTCAGACATTTTCGTCGAAAAAGTAAGCGGACTGCCGCAGATACAAGTGAATTATAATCGCGATAAAATGGCGCAGTACGGCCTGAATATCAGCGATGTGAATATGATCCTGAAAACGGCCTTTGCAGGCAGTGTGGCCGGTGTGGTATTCGAGGGAGAAAAACGTTTTAATATGGTAGTGCGCCTGAACCGCGACTTGCGCGAAAACATCAGCAGCGTGCAAAACTTGCTCGTCCCGCTGCCTTCGGGTAATAAAGTGCCACTGAACCAGGTCGCCGATATTGATTTTCAGGAAGCGCCCTCGCAGATCTCCCGCGAGGACGGCAAGCGCCGTATTTACGTCGGTTTTAATGTGACCGCCCGCGACGTGCAATCCACGGTGACCGAAATACAACAGAAACTGGATAAAGCGTTGAAGCTGCCATCTGGCTACTACTTGTCCTATGGCGGGCAGTTCCAGAATTTACAAGCGGCCAGGGCCAGGTTATCCATTGCCGTACCCGCAGCATTGCTATTTATCCTGGTATTGCTGTATGTTACTTTCCGCTCGGTTAAAGAAAGCCTGCTCATTTTTACGGCAGTGCCATTGGCTTCTATCGGGGGGATCGCGGCGCTGCTTATTCGGGGTATGCCTTTCAGCATTTCTGCTGGCGTGGGCTTCATCGCCCTGTTCGGAGTTGCGGTACTCAATGGTATCGTGCTCATTGGCTATTTCAACCAGCTCAAAGATGAGGGCATAAATGATATTTACCAGCGGGTTTTAGAGGGAACCAAAATCCGGTTACGCCCAGTATTGATGACAGCAGCCGTAGCTTCGTTAGGTTTCCTGCCGATGGCATTATCATCCAGTGCAGGTGCCGAGGTGCAAAAACCATTGGCTACTGTGGTGATTGGCGGTTTGATCACAGCCACGTTCCTCACGCTTTTTGTACTGCCTTGTCTTTACCTTTTGTTCAACCGTAAAACGGTTGCTATAAGTAAAGCGAGTAAAGTCTTAGCGGTGTTGATTGCCGGGTTTAGTTTCTTTGCCGGCAGTGCAAATGCACAGACCAGACCGGCCTTAACGCTGGACAGCGCCATCAGCCGGGCGTTGCAAAACAATCTCGAAGTGCGTGCGGCTAATTTATTGGTGGAGCAATCCAGATCACTAAAAGGCGCGGCCACAGATCTGCCGAAAACCGAACTGATGCTCACGCAAGACCCGACCAGCGGCGGCAACATTGATAATGGTTTGAGCGTGTCGCAAAATATTGCCTGGCCTGGACTTTATAGTAATCAACGCAAACTGGCCGATCAGCAGATCAAGCTGGCGGAACATTCCGGGCGGGCAACTAAAGCCGAGATCACCCGGCAAGTGCGCAACGCCTGGTATGCTTACCTGCTGAGCCGCGAAACCTTGCGGGTGCTGAATTTTCAGGACAGCATCTATAACGGTTTCGTACAACGGGCTACCGTTCGCGTAAAAACCGGCGAGGCATCTAACTTGGAACTGATCTCGGCCAAAAACAAGTACCAGGAAGTGCAGTCGCTCAAAATCAGCGCGCAAGCAGATTTGGCTACTAATGAACTCGCCTTACGCCGTTTACTCAATAGTACTGAGCCGATGGTTATAGCTGAAAGCGATTTGGCTTTAGCTTTGCCTGGTTTATCCGATACGGTGAATACCGCGGCTAACCCGCAAACGCTGTTGGGCCTACAGCAGATTGAGGTAGCCAACGCTAAGGTTGCAGTAGAACGCGCTAAACTGATGCCCGACATTACATTGGGCTATACGCAGCAATTGTTGATCGGCGCTTTTAACCCCGCTAATATCGACCGCAATTATTCACCCGGCACCCGAATCGGCGGTTTTCAGTTGGGTTTGGCTTTGCCGGTGTTCAGTGGATCGTACCGTTCCCGGATTAAATCGGAGAAGATCGGTGCGCAGATCGCGGAAGCGAACCTGCAACAGAACCGCTTGCTGTTGAGCACGCAATACCAGCAGGAACTGCAACAATACCGCAAATACCAGCAGGCGGCAGGTTACTATACGACTGCCGGGCTGAAACAGGCGGACGAGCAATTGCGCATCGCTCAGGTGTCTTTCAAATTAGGTGAGATTGGTTATATCGAGTATATCCAGAACATTTCAGCGGCGATACAAACCCACCTGAGCTATCTCGAAACTTTAGGCAGGCTGGATCAGTCGGCTATTCAATTACAATTTTATCAGGGACAATAA
- a CDS encoding DUF6660 family protein yields the protein MKWFTILIGLYMTILAILPCRDKDDFAITIHHTTVSKGQQTDQSSCREACSPFCICSCCSVTRSVPRTFTSVVVFEQSIAQGYSELRVEPLRDQVLPIWQPPQLS from the coding sequence ATGAAATGGTTCACCATCCTGATTGGTTTATATATGACCATCCTTGCTATCTTACCTTGCAGGGATAAGGATGATTTTGCAATCACTATTCATCACACTACGGTTAGTAAGGGTCAGCAAACCGACCAAAGTTCATGCCGAGAAGCTTGTTCTCCATTTTGTATCTGTAGTTGCTGTTCCGTCACTCGTAGTGTACCCCGTACCTTTACTTCCGTAGTCGTTTTTGAGCAATCAATTGCTCAAGGCTATTCTGAATTGCGCGTAGAACCGTTACGCGATCAAGTACTTCCCATCTGGCAACCGCCGCAATTAAGCTAA
- a CDS encoding efflux RND transporter periplasmic adaptor subunit, which translates to MNKYKRYQTAGLLLLIVIVALSACKQREQKAATQTVAKSRFYYTCSMHPQVHEDHPGNCPVCGMKLIKAEAGGDSQDNRIKLTAAQQQLAGIQTDTVREQNTGDEKLITGTVTADENASGEQSARLAGRIQHLYVRTVGETIKIGQPVYSLYSEDLQEAQKEYLLAKEQQQKLHNPDVDYPALISAAESKLKLWGLTAGQIAALARSGKVSASAIIVSTVNGTVSELNVHEGDYVSEGMTILKTQGLGSLWVEAQLYVGEAGTLQPGQVVDVVFPDLGGQLVKGKVTFMNPELSDGSKIDLVRISVINPKGELRPGMQANVALGGKGINLAVPVTAVLTDGKGSHVWVKNTDGSFSPRMVEIGKQNHTYAEVTSGLNSGEVIVSSGAYLLNSESVFKNGSDMVGMEMR; encoded by the coding sequence ATGAATAAATATAAAAGATATCAAACAGCCGGTTTATTGTTACTAATAGTAATCGTTGCACTATCGGCCTGCAAGCAACGGGAACAAAAGGCGGCAACCCAAACGGTTGCGAAAAGCCGGTTTTATTATACCTGTTCAATGCATCCGCAGGTCCACGAGGATCATCCTGGTAATTGCCCGGTCTGCGGTATGAAGCTGATCAAAGCCGAAGCGGGCGGCGATAGTCAGGATAACCGCATCAAGCTTACAGCAGCACAACAGCAACTGGCCGGCATCCAAACCGATACCGTCAGGGAACAAAATACCGGCGACGAGAAACTGATCACAGGTACCGTAACCGCCGATGAAAATGCCAGTGGTGAGCAAAGCGCAAGACTTGCAGGCCGCATTCAACATCTTTATGTACGTACCGTTGGCGAAACAATCAAGATCGGCCAACCGGTTTATAGTTTATACAGTGAAGATTTGCAGGAAGCTCAAAAGGAATACCTGCTCGCTAAAGAGCAACAGCAAAAACTGCATAACCCGGATGTAGATTATCCGGCTTTGATCAGTGCGGCGGAAAGTAAACTCAAACTATGGGGGTTAACCGCAGGGCAAATCGCCGCGCTTGCCCGATCTGGTAAAGTAAGCGCATCAGCTATCATTGTCAGCACGGTAAACGGCACTGTCAGCGAATTAAATGTGCACGAAGGTGATTACGTGAGCGAGGGTATGACCATACTAAAAACGCAGGGCCTGGGCAGCTTATGGGTAGAAGCGCAATTATACGTCGGGGAAGCAGGCACTTTGCAACCGGGCCAGGTTGTTGATGTGGTATTTCCTGATTTGGGTGGACAGTTGGTTAAAGGTAAAGTTACTTTTATGAATCCCGAGCTGTCGGATGGGTCGAAGATCGATCTGGTACGGATCAGCGTGATTAATCCAAAGGGAGAGCTCAGGCCGGGTATGCAGGCTAATGTGGCGCTTGGCGGTAAGGGTATTAACCTGGCAGTACCGGTTACGGCAGTTCTCACCGACGGTAAAGGCAGCCATGTGTGGGTAAAAAATACAGATGGCAGTTTTTCACCACGCATGGTAGAAATCGGGAAACAAAACCACACTTATGCGGAAGTAACTTCAGGGCTGAATAGCGGAGAGGTTATTGTGAGTAGCGGAGCCTATTTGCTGAACAGCGAATCTGTTTTTAAAAATGGCAGCGATATGGTTGGAATGGAGATGCGGTAA
- a CDS encoding efflux RND transporter periplasmic adaptor subunit translates to MKRNWKSISLLLITLFLAACKERPKQAAVQQEQPQAIYTCPMHPQVHEDHPGNCPICGMTLVKKTASPSEQAGISLQTVLQPVNGAVVSDIQAVMPTEKTIIDTVSASGYLAFDTRTYNNIAARFSGRIEKLYIKYAFQEIHKGQRIMDVYSPEMVTAQQDLLFLQRNSPGETALIDAARQKLSLLGMTGTQLRELSRTGKAFYSLPVYSPYEGHVHDVAHSQMAGAAVNEANDYAQNMPLAVKEGMFVQQGQTLFNVVDPHSLWAELKIKQTDAEKIKLLQSVSLNIPDQQMTMEGKVDFIEPVQQNDDRSTSIRVYLNNHQHEMKVGSLVRAEIAAGSKAGLWLPRTAVISLGQSHIVWLKDGRIYRAHVVQTGTQNGEQVQVLSGLTAQDSVAQNAQYLADSDSFIKTEDHE, encoded by the coding sequence ATGAAAAGGAACTGGAAAAGTATTAGTCTGCTATTGATCACACTGTTTTTGGCTGCCTGTAAAGAACGTCCTAAACAGGCAGCGGTTCAACAAGAGCAGCCGCAGGCTATCTACACCTGCCCAATGCACCCACAGGTACATGAAGATCATCCGGGCAATTGCCCCATCTGCGGGATGACCCTCGTTAAAAAAACGGCTTCACCCAGCGAACAGGCGGGTATAAGCTTGCAAACCGTTTTACAGCCGGTTAACGGCGCGGTGGTATCGGATATTCAAGCGGTAATGCCTACAGAAAAAACGATAATAGACACGGTGTCAGCGTCGGGTTACCTGGCTTTTGATACCCGTACCTATAATAATATCGCCGCGCGTTTTTCAGGACGTATCGAAAAACTGTATATCAAATACGCCTTTCAGGAAATTCATAAAGGGCAGCGTATCATGGATGTGTATAGCCCGGAGATGGTGACGGCGCAACAAGACCTGCTGTTTCTGCAAAGAAATTCGCCCGGCGAAACCGCCTTGATCGATGCCGCTAGGCAAAAACTATCACTGTTAGGAATGACTGGTACGCAACTGCGGGAATTGAGCAGAACCGGTAAAGCTTTTTACAGCCTGCCGGTCTACAGTCCTTACGAGGGGCATGTACACGATGTGGCGCACAGCCAGATGGCCGGCGCAGCAGTAAACGAGGCAAACGATTATGCGCAAAATATGCCATTGGCAGTTAAAGAGGGCATGTTCGTTCAGCAAGGGCAAACACTGTTTAACGTGGTCGATCCGCATAGCCTCTGGGCGGAATTGAAGATCAAGCAGACGGATGCTGAGAAAATAAAGCTCCTTCAAAGCGTCAGCCTGAACATTCCAGATCAGCAAATGACGATGGAAGGCAAGGTAGATTTTATCGAACCCGTGCAGCAGAACGATGACCGCTCCACCAGCATCCGCGTTTACCTGAACAATCACCAGCATGAGATGAAAGTGGGCAGCTTGGTCAGGGCTGAAATTGCTGCCGGATCAAAAGCCGGTTTATGGTTGCCACGCACAGCGGTGATCAGCCTGGGGCAAAGCCATATCGTCTGGCTGAAAGACGGGCGTATTTATCGCGCACACGTCGTGCAAACGGGTACACAGAACGGGGAACAGGTGCAGGTCCTCAGCGGCTTAACTGCTCAGGATAGCGTGGCCCAAAACGCGCAATATTTAGCAGATAGTGACAGCTTTATTAAAACCGAAGATCATGAATAA